The Caenorhabditis elegans chromosome II genome has a segment encoding these proteins:
- the nssp-13 gene encoding Neuropeptide-Like Protein (Confirmed by transcript evidence), producing the protein MNSLNKGIIVWILVSTILVSCCFGAKSVPVKRRMVLRLPFVHNQENSQTFQHRNFLRMLNGNSKTKKALNLEDAATEPNEDFAKHIYMFRRVI; encoded by the exons ATGAACAGTCTCAACAAGGGTATCATCGTCTGGATCCTGGTATCCACAATTCTCGTCAGCTGTTGCTTCGGCGCCAAATCGGTGCCCGTCAAGCGTCGTATGGTCCTCCGGTTACCATTTGTGCACAATCAGGAGAACTCGCAG ACCTTCCAACACCGCAACTTCCTCCGCATGCTCAACGGAAACTCAAAAACCAAGAAGGCCCTGAACTTAGAAGACGCCGCCACCGAACCGAATGAGGACTTTGCCAAGCACATCTACATGTTCCGTAGAGTAATCTGA
- the H17B01.2 gene encoding Collagen alpha-5(IV) chain (Partially confirmed by transcript evidence): MLRSSALFIALFGCAIASFDWPVDGFYRYSGGLGTPGGPGNPGGPGGLGTPGGPGTPGGPGNPGGLGGPGNPGGPGTPGGPGTPGGQPHGTAGGTYYVIIVQNGQRVIVNCATCRLCCVGRNITYSVVTDSPVVPPLVVTGTPSIVTVTPPSPSVTPGGRPGSTPPATFPPGSVSTVRYTPGPTPPAPWTYTVPPYSGYRTIPPVYNHYETVPPAAQTTPQPPCTPRTTTTTTTTTTTTALPPCVYTPAPPATAPPATATPATQTPRTYSTTTPIKTTVPQQWTTLPPGPEPTPGQGPSGECCYIDLRRIQVTVSCGVSIGNQCCHQSCSGTYQRQINLNYYILTQIFRNLPSRIQCSEAVRLGLVRSTEIQGFCTSRVIPGGPVNQPSTAFPPNPNGPEVPVTTGGPIHPAYPIVPTRGYPPTTVTPPNPYGPKDAYITSDPKPNSGSTLVAPFFAVVMALAICF; encoded by the exons ATGCTCCGTTCTTCCGCATTGTTTATCGCTCTATTCGGATGCGCCATAGCTTCCTTTGATTGGCCAGTTGATGGGTTTTACCGGTATTCGGGTGGGCTAGGTACCCCGGGAGGTCCAGGAAATCCTGGGGGTCCAGGCGGTCTTGGTACCCCGGGAGGTCCAGGTACTCCGGGAGGTCCAGGAAATCCTGGGGGTCTAGGCGGTCCTGGTAACCCAGGAGGTCCAGGTACTCCGGGAGGTCCTGGAACCCCCGGAGGGCAACCCCATGGCACCGCTGGAGGAACATACTACGTGATCATAGTTCAGAACGGCCAGAGGGTCATTGTG aactgcGCAACGTGCCGCCTGTGCTGTGTCGGACGAAACATTACCTACTCCGTGGTCACTGATTCTCCCGTTGTCCCACCCCTCGTCGTTACTGGCACCCCATCCATCGTTACTGTAACCCCACCAAGTCCATCAGTTACCCCAGGTGGTCGTCCAGGATCAACACCACCAGCAACATTCCCGCCTGGATCAGTATCCACAGTACGGTACACACCAGGGCCAACACCACCAGCTCCATGGACCTACACAGTACCACCATATTCTGGCTACAGAACTATTCCACC AGTCTACAACCACTATGAAACTGTTCCTCCAGCTGCCCAAACCACCCCTCAGCCACCATGTACTCCAAGAACCACCACCACTACCACTACAACTACCACCACTACTGCCCTCCCACCATG TGTCTACACCCCGGCTCCACCAGCCACAGCTCCCCCAGCCACCGCCACACCCGCAACCCAAACACCACGTACCTACTCAACAACCACCCCTATTA aaactacagtaccacaGCAATGGACCACCCTACCACCAGGCCCAGAGCCAACCCCGGGACAAGGACCTTCTGG agaatgcTGCTACATCGACCTTCGCAGAATCCAGGTTACCGTATCCTGTGGAGTCTCCATTGGAAATCAG tgcTGCCATCAATCTTGCTCGGGAACCTACCAGCGTCAAATCAACTTGAACTACTACATTCTAACACAAATCTTCCGTAACCTCCCATCCAGAATTCAATGCTCAGAGGCTGTTCGTCTGGGATTAGTGAGATCTACAGAGATTCAAGGATTTTGTACATCTAGAGTAATCCCAGGAGGTCCAGTAAACCAACCATCGACAGCATTCCCACCAAACCCGAATGGACCAGAAGTCCCAGTGACCACAGGAGGTCCCATTCATCCTGCCTACCCAATTGTGCCGACCAGAGGGTACCCaccaactacagtaaccccaccAAACCCATATGGACCAAAGGATGCTTATATTACATCTGACCCAAAACCCAACTCAGGCTCCACACTTGTTGCACCATTTTTCGCTGTTGTCATGGCGCTCGCAATCtgtttttga
- the Y51H7C.1 gene encoding CLIP domain-containing serine protease (Confirmed by transcript evidence), with the protein MLRSSALIIALFGCAIASFNWPVDGSYRYSGGPGTPGGPGTPGGPGTPGGPGTPGGLGTPGGPGTPGGPGTPETSGGTAGGTYYVIIVQNGQRVIVNCATCRLCCVGRNITYSVVTDSPVVPPLVVTGTPSIVTVTPPSPSVTPGGRPGSTPPATFPPGSISTVRYTPGPTPPGPWTYTAPPYYTYRTVPPASNHYETVPPAVQTTPQPPCTPRTTTTTTTTTTTTTLPPCVYTPAPPATQPPRTYPTTTPRPIPTTKTTVPQQWTTLPPGPEPTPGPGPSGECCYIDLRRIQATVSCGVSIGNQCCHQSCSGTYQRQINLNYYILTQIFRNLPSRIQCSEAVRLGLVRSTEIQGFCTSRVVPGGPVRPPTTASTPKPNGPEVPVNPGRPTHPAYPIVPTRGYPPATATPPNPYGPKDAYITADPKPNSGSTLVASFFAIVMAFTLCF; encoded by the exons ATGCTCCGTTCTTCCGCGTTGATTATTGCTCTATTCGGATGCGCCATAGCTTCCTTTAATTGGCCAGTTGACGGTTCTTACCGGTATTCGGGTGGTCCAGGTACCCCAGGAGGTCCAGGTACCCCGGGAGGTCCAGGAACCCCTGGAGGTCCAGGTACTCCAGGAGGTCTAGGTACCCCGGGAGGTCCAGGTACCCCGGGAGGTCCAGGTACTCCGGAAACCTCCGGAGGCACCGCTGGAGGAACATACTACGTGATCATAGTTCAGAACGGCCAGAGGGTCATTGTG aactgcGCAACGTGCCGCCTGTGCTGTGTCGGACGAAACATTACCTACTCCGTGGTCACTGATTCTCCCGTTGTCCCACCCCTCGTCGTTACTGGCACCCCATCCATCGTTACTGTAACCCCACCAAGTCCATCAGTTACCCCAGGTGGTCGTCCAGGATCAACACCACCAGCAACATTCCCGCCTGGATCAATATCCACAGTACGGTACACACCAGGACCAACCCCACCAGGACCATGGACCTACACAGCACCACCATATTATACCTACAGAACTGTTCCACC AGCCTCCAACCACTACGAAACAGTTCCACCAGCTGTCCAGACTACCCCTCAGCCACCATGTACTCCAAGAACCACCACCACTACAACTACAACTACCACTACTACTACCCTTCCACCATG tgtCTACACACCGGCTCCACCCGCAACCCAACCACCACGTACCTACCCAACAACCACCCCTAGACCAATTCCAACTACTA aaactacagtaccccagcaGTGGACCACTCTCCCACCAGGCCCAGAGCCAACCCCGGGACCAGGACCTTCTGG agaatgcTGCTACATCGACCTTCGCAGAATCCAGGCTACCGTATCCTGTGGAGTCTCCATTGGAAATCAG TGCTGCCATCAATCTTGCTCCGGAACCTACCAGCGTCAAATCAACTTGAACTACTACATTCTAACACAAATCTTCCGTAACCTCCCATCCAGAATTCAATGCTCCGAGGCTGTTCGTCTGGGATTAGTGAGATCTACCGAGATTCAAGGATTCTGTACATCCAGAGTTGTCCCAGGAGGTCCAGTTCGCCCACCAACTACAGCTTCCACACCAAAACCAAACGGACCAGAAGTCCCAGTGAACCCAGGACGACCAACCCATCCTGCCTACCCAATTGTGCCAACTAGAGGATACCCACCAGCTACTGCAACTCCACCAAACCCATATGGACCAAAGGATGCTTATATCACAGCCGACCCAAAACCCAATTCAGGCTCCACACTTGTTGCATCTTTCTTTGCTATTGTCATGGCCTTTACACTctgtttttag